From Hoeflea sp. 108:
TGCGGCCGTCATAACCCGCAAACAACGTCTCGACGCAGAGGAACTGGCCGTGCTGGAGGGCGATCTCGCCGGCCTTGGCCAGCCACTCGCGCTGGCGGCCATAGGCTGCCTCGAGACCGTTGCCCTGCTGAAGCGGCGCCAAGCCGGAATGGACGACATAGTTCTCGGCGCCGACTTCGGCGGCCACTTCGAGCGAGGCTTCGAGAATTTCGAGATGGCGCGGCAGGCGGAAGGCCTCGTCCATGAAGTTGATGGCGAGCGGGCCATGTACGGAGAAGCCGACGTCGCGGCCGGCGGTTGCGCGCTTCAACGCTTCGAGCTGTGGCTTGCGGATCTTGCCGCCGACCACGATGTCCATGTCGTAGGTGGGCAACTCGATCGATTCGACGCCCAACGCCTCGATCATGTCGAGTTCGTCAGCGAAATCGGAAAGGTCGTCGGCGCGCTTGTGCGCTGATATGCCGGTGCCGGCGGTGCCATTGGCAAGCATTGTCTGTTCCTCGTGGAGATTGGCGGGGCGTTCGGCCCCTCGGGTGAAAACCCCGGCCAGACTGATGCCGCTTCGTGTCAGCCGTTTTGCGCGTGCGTGACGCTTTGTTGACAGCGCACAGGCCGTGTCCGCCCATGGACATTGGCCGGCAAATGTCATTGAATCGTCATCGCAATGTCATGAACGGATTTGCGGCAATGGGACGCTTCCTGCAGGTGCTCTTGATCGGGTCGGCGAGCCTGGCCGCGCCTGCCGCCGCATATGCCGGCGAGATGAGTTCTGGCGAGATCCGCAACGAACTCGTCGGTCGCTCGATCTCCTGGTGGGAACAGGGCGGCTGGTTCAGCGGCCAGTTGATGCTTCTGCCCGACGGCCGCGCCGAGATATCGGTCGATGCGCCGAAACGTGCCGGCGACACCGGCCGCTGGTCTGTGCGCGGCGACCAACTCTGCACCGAATGGGGCGATTTCCGCTCCGGCGAGGAGAAATGCTATTCGCTCCAGCGCGGTGCTGCCGGCCGTTTCGAGACCAGCGGCGGCAATGTTTTCGAGATCAGAGAGACCGGCGTCTGATCGCTTGTCTTGTTGCAGAGAGCACCGTGCGGAGGCCTTGTCTGCGCGCCAGTTGATTGTCGTCGTTCTGTCACTGGATCAAAACGTGCCTGTCATCCCGGCGGGGTAGGGGCTGCTGCGAGCGTAGTGCTCACCAGCTTCCCGAGGGAGACGACGGATGAAACGATTGATCCTGCTTGCGACTGCGGCAAGCGCCATTGCAACGGCCGCGGGCGCGGCCGAGCGCACCAAGTTCGAATTCTGGTATGGCCTGACCGGCGACCTCGGAGAGGTCGTTGCCAAGCAGTGCCAGCTGTTCAATGAATCGC
This genomic window contains:
- a CDS encoding sugar phosphate isomerase/epimerase; this encodes MLANGTAGTGISAHKRADDLSDFADELDMIEALGVESIELPTYDMDIVVGGKIRKPQLEALKRATAGRDVGFSVHGPLAINFMDEAFRLPRHLEILEASLEVAAEVGAENYVVHSGLAPLQQGNGLEAAYGRQREWLAKAGEIALQHGQFLCVETLFAGYDGRIHTASPSRLARELEAIGHPNVVATIDFSHAYLKLDFDGRRDDFVEEIKALAPYARHLHIHDSFGRQDDIWMFTDGERLAYGHGDLHLPVGWGDIPWDALMAECSFPEGVLFNIELKQRYWYAAQDTVDATKAMAEKAQVIGQARAA